A region from the Simiduia sp. 21SJ11W-1 genome encodes:
- the topA gene encoding type I DNA topoisomerase, whose amino-acid sequence MAKSLVIVESPAKAKTINKYLGSDYVVKSSVGHIRDLPTSGSAKGAVDPKERARQAAITRKLSPEEKATHKAQKAREQLINRMGIDPENGWEAHYEILPGKEKVVNELKQLAAKADEIYLATDLDREGEAIAWHLREAIGGDDSRYKRVVFNEITKSAIKGAFEKPGNLDLDRVNAQQARRFLDRVVGYMVSPLLWEKVARGLSAGRVQSVAVRLLVEREQEIRAFIPEEYWDVFANLNTTDAQKLRFEVKKYQSQAFKPLTEAETQVAVNALQNADYRIVEREDKPTKSKPSAPFITSTLQQAASTQLGFSVKKTMMMAQRLYEAGYITYMRTDSTNLSADAVAACRDYIVDNFGKRYLPESPNVYSSKDGAQEAHEAIRPSDVGLMPAHLKGMERDAERLYGLIWQRFVACQMTPAEFTSTAIVVGAGDYELRTRGRVIRFDGFMKVMPAPAKKDEDVVLPDVKVGDALTLLSLEPNQHFTKPPARYSEAALVKELEKRGIGRPSTYAAIISTIQDRGYARVEGRRFFAEKMGDIVTERLVESFDDLMAFSFTAEMEQQLDQIATGERGWREVLDEFYENFSKKLELAKSKDGGMRANDPTDTDIACGNCGRHMQIRTGSTGVFLGCSGYGLPPKERCKNTMNLVSGDEAISADDEEAETRLLRTKRRCKLCKAAMDSYLLDETRKLHICGNNPDCAGYEVETGTFKIKGYDGPVLECDKCSSEMQLKTGRFGKYFGCTNSECKNTRKLLKNGEAAPPKMDPVPMPELACQKVDDHYILRDGAAGLFLAASQFPKNRETRAPLLSELLPHKDEIDSKYAFLFSAPVADDDGNPTVVRFNRKEKVHYVQSEVDGKASGWKAVYEGGRWVVDKATKRAPKKAAAKKAPAKKAAAKKATKS is encoded by the coding sequence ATGGCCAAATCACTTGTTATCGTCGAATCACCCGCCAAGGCAAAGACGATCAATAAATACCTTGGCAGTGATTACGTGGTTAAATCCAGTGTCGGCCATATCCGCGACTTGCCAACAAGCGGCAGTGCCAAGGGCGCGGTAGACCCTAAAGAGCGTGCCCGGCAGGCGGCCATTACCCGTAAGTTATCGCCCGAAGAAAAGGCCACGCACAAGGCCCAGAAGGCACGTGAGCAGTTAATTAACCGCATGGGTATCGACCCGGAAAACGGCTGGGAGGCGCACTACGAGATCCTGCCCGGCAAAGAAAAGGTGGTTAACGAGCTTAAGCAACTGGCTGCCAAAGCCGATGAAATCTATCTCGCAACGGATTTGGATCGCGAGGGAGAGGCCATTGCATGGCACCTGCGTGAGGCCATTGGCGGCGACGACAGCCGCTACAAGCGCGTGGTGTTCAATGAAATTACCAAAAGTGCCATCAAGGGTGCTTTTGAAAAGCCGGGCAACCTGGATCTTGATCGTGTCAACGCGCAGCAGGCGCGCAGGTTTCTGGATCGGGTAGTGGGCTACATGGTATCGCCCTTGCTCTGGGAGAAGGTGGCGCGCGGGCTATCGGCCGGGCGCGTTCAATCGGTTGCGGTACGGCTTTTGGTTGAGCGCGAGCAGGAAATTCGGGCATTCATCCCGGAAGAGTACTGGGATGTGTTCGCCAACCTCAATACAACCGACGCCCAGAAGCTGCGATTTGAAGTTAAAAAGTACCAAAGTCAGGCGTTCAAGCCGCTCACCGAGGCGGAAACCCAAGTGGCGGTTAACGCCCTTCAAAATGCAGACTACCGCATTGTGGAGCGCGAAGATAAACCCACTAAATCAAAGCCTTCGGCGCCATTTATTACCTCTACGCTGCAGCAGGCTGCCTCTACCCAGCTGGGATTCAGTGTCAAGAAGACCATGATGATGGCTCAGCGCCTGTACGAGGCGGGCTATATCACTTACATGCGTACCGACTCCACAAATTTATCAGCCGATGCCGTTGCGGCCTGCCGCGATTACATTGTGGATAATTTCGGTAAGCGTTATCTGCCGGAATCGCCCAATGTGTACAGCAGCAAAGACGGTGCGCAAGAGGCGCACGAGGCCATTCGCCCGTCGGATGTAGGCTTGATGCCCGCGCACCTCAAAGGCATGGAGCGCGATGCTGAGCGCCTGTATGGGTTGATTTGGCAACGCTTTGTGGCCTGCCAAATGACACCTGCAGAATTTACCTCTACCGCCATAGTGGTGGGTGCTGGTGACTATGAACTGCGCACCCGCGGGCGGGTAATCCGCTTTGACGGCTTCATGAAAGTGATGCCCGCGCCTGCCAAAAAAGATGAAGACGTGGTGCTGCCGGATGTAAAAGTGGGCGATGCTCTAACGCTTTTGTCGCTGGAGCCTAATCAGCACTTCACCAAACCACCAGCACGCTATTCGGAAGCGGCATTGGTTAAAGAACTTGAAAAGCGCGGTATCGGTCGGCCATCCACTTACGCTGCCATTATCTCCACCATCCAGGATCGCGGTTATGCCCGCGTGGAAGGCCGCCGGTTTTTTGCTGAAAAAATGGGCGATATCGTAACCGAGCGGTTGGTGGAAAGTTTTGATGACCTGATGGCTTTCTCATTTACCGCCGAGATGGAGCAGCAGCTGGATCAGATCGCCACAGGTGAGCGCGGCTGGCGTGAAGTGCTGGATGAATTCTACGAGAACTTTTCCAAAAAGCTGGAGCTTGCCAAGTCGAAAGATGGTGGCATGCGCGCCAACGACCCAACCGATACCGACATTGCCTGCGGCAATTGCGGCAGGCACATGCAAATCCGTACCGGATCTACCGGTGTGTTTTTGGGTTGCTCAGGTTACGGGTTGCCACCTAAAGAGCGCTGTAAAAACACCATGAACCTGGTATCTGGTGATGAAGCTATCAGTGCAGACGACGAGGAAGCCGAAACCCGCCTGCTGCGCACCAAGCGCCGTTGTAAACTCTGCAAGGCCGCAATGGACAGCTACCTGCTAGATGAAACACGCAAGCTCCACATCTGCGGCAACAACCCAGATTGTGCCGGTTACGAAGTAGAAACGGGCACCTTCAAGATTAAAGGTTATGATGGCCCGGTGTTGGAGTGCGACAAGTGCAGCAGCGAAATGCAGCTGAAAACCGGTCGTTTTGGCAAATACTTTGGTTGTACAAACAGCGAGTGTAAAAACACCCGGAAGTTATTAAAAAATGGCGAGGCCGCACCACCTAAGATGGATCCGGTACCCATGCCGGAGCTGGCTTGCCAGAAGGTTGATGATCATTACATTTTGCGTGATGGCGCGGCAGGTTTGTTCCTGGCGGCCAGCCAGTTCCCAAAAAACCGCGAAACGCGCGCGCCCTTGTTGAGTGAGCTGCTGCCCCACAAAGATGAAATTGATAGCAAGTACGCGTTTTTATTCAGTGCGCCCGTTGCAGATGATGATGGCAACCCCACGGTTGTGCGCTTTAACCGCAAAGAAAAGGTGCACTATGTGCAGTCGGAGGTAGACGGCAAAGCCAGTGGCTGGAAAGCGGTTTACGAGGGCGGCAGGTGGGTTGTAGATAAGGCCACCAAGCGCGCGCCCAAGAAAGCTGCTGCCAAAAAGGCGCCGGCTAAAAAAGCGGCCGCCAAGAAAGCTACTAAGTCTTAG
- a CDS encoding EAL and HDOD domain-containing protein: protein MSQPNQKHLPLLARQPIFDTEMNVYAYELLCRDSDENRANISCGDQASSQVLLRAFTDLSIGEVVGEYKAFINFTRNLLLSTPPFSRTQLVIEVLEDQIVDNHLLASLGQIRAQGYTIALDDFTLTSSSFKMLEYADIVKLDVLALSEAELQHHVEYLKPLGVTLLAEKIETYEMLEHCKSLGFRLFQGYFLSRPQIMSGRKVSENRQTILQLLAQLNDPGTDIQAIEHLIAQDPVLSYKMLKLINSAAFHFVCKIESLRQAITLLGLIQVRSWITLLSMASIDDKPRELCVATLVRARFCQTLGEAATTSKRGDTFFTVGLLSTIDAFMDAPMEELLQRISISENIRSALMYYKNNEGKVLEIIKQYEKADWDNIDWSWLQHHGVEASALGHFYTESLVWVTSALESLVFDG, encoded by the coding sequence GTGTCTCAGCCGAACCAGAAACACCTGCCATTGCTCGCGCGCCAACCCATCTTTGATACAGAGATGAACGTCTATGCCTACGAATTGCTATGCCGCGACAGCGATGAAAACAGGGCAAACATAAGCTGTGGCGACCAAGCCAGCTCGCAGGTGTTACTGCGCGCCTTCACCGATCTGAGCATTGGCGAAGTGGTAGGCGAATATAAGGCGTTCATTAACTTCACTCGCAATCTCCTGCTAAGCACCCCCCCCTTTAGCCGCACGCAACTGGTGATTGAGGTTCTGGAAGACCAGATAGTAGACAACCACCTGCTGGCCTCACTCGGGCAAATACGCGCACAGGGCTACACCATTGCACTGGACGATTTCACCCTGACTTCCAGCAGTTTCAAAATGCTGGAATATGCCGACATAGTGAAACTGGATGTATTGGCGCTTAGCGAGGCCGAGCTACAACATCACGTAGAATACCTAAAGCCTTTGGGTGTCACCTTGCTGGCTGAAAAAATAGAAACCTACGAAATGCTGGAGCACTGTAAATCTTTGGGGTTCCGTTTGTTTCAGGGCTACTTTTTATCCCGCCCGCAAATCATGTCTGGCAGGAAAGTATCTGAAAACCGGCAAACCATTTTACAGCTGCTGGCGCAACTCAATGATCCGGGCACAGACATTCAGGCCATTGAACATTTAATCGCCCAGGACCCAGTGCTTAGTTATAAAATGCTAAAACTGATTAATTCGGCGGCCTTTCATTTCGTTTGTAAAATCGAATCCCTGCGCCAGGCCATTACGCTGCTCGGGCTTATCCAGGTACGCAGCTGGATTACCCTACTCTCTATGGCCAGTATTGACGACAAGCCACGGGAGCTGTGTGTGGCCACCTTGGTAAGGGCGCGTTTTTGTCAAACCCTTGGGGAAGCGGCCACCACCAGCAAGCGCGGCGATACATTTTTCACCGTAGGCCTGCTGTCAACCATCGACGCATTCATGGATGCCCCGATGGAAGAACTACTGCAAAGAATTTCTATCAGTGAAAATATTCGTAGTGCCTTGATGTACTACAAAAATAACGAAGGCAAAGTACTGGAAATTATTAAACAGTATGAAAAGGCAGACTGGGATAACATCGACTGGAGCTGGCTTCAGCACCACGGCGTTGAAGCCTCTGCGCTCGGGCACTTTTACACCGAAAGCCTGGTATGGGTTACCAGCGCATTGGAGTCGTTGGTGTTCGATGGCTAG
- a CDS encoding ATP-binding cassette domain-containing protein gives MPLVRLDNASLHFGLQVILDKVQLVIEPGQRVCLLGHNGAGKSTLMKVIAGDTLLDEGEMWRQPGLKVARLEQDLPEPDELTVFEVVSRGFLEVGELIAQYHKLAQLPDPDMSQLGRLQSQIEAADGWAIEQKVQAILTRLALPADAKMASLSGGWRRRVALAKALVIEPDLLMLDEPTNHLDIEAIEWLETQIAQYRGAVVFVTHDRALVQKLATHIVELDRGHLRYWEGSYQSFLTFREQQMAEEERHNALFDKRLAEEEVWIRQGIKARRTRNEGRVRALKALRVERAQRRERQGQANFELQQSDNSGKLVAELTGVTQHYGEKRLIDNFSTTIVRGDRIGFLGPNGAGKSTLLKIILGQLSPQEGKVRLGTNLSVAYFDQLRDQLDLNKNAVDNIAEGREFIDVNGKRKHIISYLSDFLFTGERARTPLRVLSGGERNRVLLARLFSKPANLLVLDEPTNDLDVETLELLEELLGNYEGTLLLVSHDRAFLDNVVTSCFAFEGDGIVREYVGGYEDWLRQGGRWHRNRDSQKAAQAKTEPQAPASSTPDEPAKTQGKKLSYKLQRELEQLPGLIEKLETDIESLQARIAQPDFFEKSREETEAALGELAQKESALEAAFERWAELDAM, from the coding sequence ATGCCATTAGTTCGACTTGATAACGCATCCCTCCACTTTGGCCTTCAGGTGATTCTGGATAAAGTGCAGCTGGTCATCGAGCCTGGCCAGCGCGTGTGTTTGCTGGGCCACAATGGTGCGGGTAAATCCACACTGATGAAGGTGATTGCCGGCGATACCCTGCTTGATGAAGGTGAAATGTGGCGCCAGCCAGGCCTTAAGGTGGCGCGCCTTGAGCAGGATTTACCCGAGCCAGACGAGCTCACGGTGTTCGAGGTGGTTTCTCGCGGCTTTTTGGAGGTGGGCGAGTTAATTGCCCAATACCACAAGCTCGCCCAGCTCCCAGACCCGGACATGAGCCAGCTTGGCAGGCTGCAAAGCCAAATTGAAGCCGCCGATGGCTGGGCCATCGAGCAGAAAGTTCAGGCGATTCTTACCCGCCTGGCGCTGCCTGCCGATGCCAAAATGGCGTCGCTTTCCGGCGGCTGGCGCCGTCGGGTGGCGCTTGCGAAAGCGTTGGTGATCGAGCCGGATTTGCTGATGCTTGACGAACCCACCAACCACCTGGATATCGAAGCCATTGAATGGCTTGAAACACAAATCGCCCAGTACCGTGGCGCGGTGGTATTTGTTACCCACGATCGCGCCTTGGTGCAAAAACTTGCCACGCATATTGTTGAGTTGGATCGCGGGCATCTGCGTTATTGGGAGGGCAGCTACCAAAGTTTTCTGACCTTTCGCGAGCAGCAAATGGCAGAGGAAGAGCGCCATAACGCCTTGTTTGATAAACGCCTGGCCGAAGAAGAAGTTTGGATTCGGCAGGGCATTAAAGCCCGGCGTACGCGCAACGAGGGCAGGGTGCGGGCGCTCAAGGCGTTGCGTGTTGAACGCGCACAGCGCCGCGAGCGCCAGGGGCAGGCAAACTTTGAGCTGCAACAATCAGACAACAGCGGCAAGCTTGTGGCAGAACTCACCGGCGTTACCCAGCACTATGGTGAGAAACGGTTGATCGATAATTTCTCCACCACCATTGTGCGCGGCGATCGCATCGGATTTTTAGGCCCCAATGGTGCCGGCAAAAGTACTCTGCTTAAAATAATTCTGGGCCAGCTCTCGCCCCAGGAAGGCAAAGTACGCTTGGGCACCAACTTGAGTGTGGCCTATTTTGATCAGCTGCGGGATCAGCTCGACCTTAATAAAAACGCCGTTGATAACATTGCCGAAGGGCGCGAGTTTATTGATGTTAACGGCAAGCGTAAGCACATTATTTCTTACCTTTCAGATTTTCTGTTCACCGGTGAGCGCGCGCGCACGCCGCTGCGGGTACTCTCCGGTGGTGAGCGCAACCGCGTTTTGCTCGCTCGCCTGTTCAGCAAGCCTGCAAATCTTCTGGTGCTCGATGAACCCACCAATGACCTCGATGTGGAAACCCTTGAGCTACTTGAAGAATTGCTTGGCAACTATGAGGGTACGCTGTTACTCGTGAGCCACGACCGGGCGTTTTTGGATAACGTGGTGACCAGTTGCTTTGCCTTTGAGGGCGATGGCATTGTGCGTGAATATGTGGGCGGCTATGAAGATTGGCTGAGGCAGGGCGGGCGTTGGCACCGCAATCGTGATAGCCAAAAAGCAGCGCAAGCCAAAACCGAGCCGCAAGCCCCGGCAAGCAGCACACCTGATGAACCCGCAAAAACGCAGGGCAAAAAGCTTAGCTATAAGTTGCAGCGTGAACTGGAGCAGCTGCCGGGCCTTATTGAAAAGCTTGAAACCGATATTGAGTCTTTACAGGCACGCATTGCCCAGCCCGATTTTTTTGAAAAGTCCCGCGAGGAAACCGAGGCCGCGCTAGGTGAGCTGGCGCAAAAGGAATCTGCGCTAGAGGCGGCGTTTGAGCGCTGGGCAGAGCTTGACGCTATGTAG
- the lexA gene encoding transcriptional repressor LexA, whose amino-acid sequence MIKLTARQQEILDLIKRCIDETGYPPTRAEIAQELGFRSANAAEEHLKALARKGAIEMVAGASRGIRLPESETGIPLIGRVAAGNPILAEENIEEYCEIPQSFFSPAADYLLRVNGMSMKDIGILDGDLLAVHRTTEARTGDIVVARIEDEVTVKRLEHRRGSAQLKLHPENPEFSVIEVDLKSQNFAIEGLSVGVLRRN is encoded by the coding sequence ATGATCAAGCTCACCGCCAGGCAACAAGAAATTCTGGATCTCATCAAACGCTGCATTGATGAAACCGGCTACCCACCTACCCGCGCTGAAATTGCACAGGAGTTGGGATTTCGCTCTGCGAATGCCGCTGAAGAACACCTGAAAGCGCTGGCCCGCAAAGGCGCCATTGAGATGGTGGCCGGCGCCTCGCGTGGTATTCGGTTGCCGGAATCTGAAACAGGCATTCCACTCATTGGGCGCGTTGCGGCAGGCAACCCCATATTGGCGGAAGAAAATATCGAAGAGTACTGTGAAATCCCGCAGAGCTTTTTTAGCCCTGCAGCAGATTACCTGCTGCGCGTAAACGGCATGAGCATGAAAGACATCGGCATTCTCGATGGCGATTTACTGGCAGTACACCGCACCACAGAAGCGCGCACCGGTGACATTGTGGTTGCCCGCATTGAAGATGAAGTTACCGTAAAGCGGCTTGAACACCGCCGCGGCAGTGCGCAACTTAAATTGCACCCGGAAAACCCCGAGTTCTCGGTTATTGAAGTTGATTTAAAGTCGCAAAATTTTGCTATTGAAGGGTTAAGTGTTGGCGTTTTACGCCGCAACTAA
- a CDS encoding glutaredoxin family protein: MTHPVSPQKHLLTVTLLGTEGCHLCDDAEALVHQVLQARGVPYRLDHRDIADSNEGIEQYGLRIPVLVNQGRELDWPFSAEQLAVFISDQVVPGP, translated from the coding sequence ATGACTCACCCTGTATCGCCTCAAAAACACCTGCTAACTGTTACCTTGCTGGGCACAGAGGGTTGCCATCTGTGTGATGACGCCGAGGCATTAGTGCATCAGGTACTGCAAGCCAGAGGTGTGCCTTACCGGTTGGATCACCGCGACATAGCCGATAGCAATGAGGGTATAGAGCAATACGGATTGCGCATTCCGGTGCTTGTCAATCAGGGGCGAGAGCTGGACTGGCCATTTAGCGCGGAGCAACTGGCTGTGTTTATCTCTGATCAGGTTGTGCCTGGTCCCTAG
- a CDS encoding chemotaxis protein CheV: MSKLLESVDARTKLVGENRLELLLFKLSGRQMYALNVFKIQEVVQIPPLTAMPHRHSVVRGVTHLRDQTISVIDLSAAIGLRPLADITNGNMIVTEYNRSIQGFLVGSVDRIVNLNWEVILPPPTGSGRAHFLTAITHIDNHIVEVLDVERVLADIIPYDTRVSQDVLDADLAAKAKAKKMKLLMADDSITAHGQVRDTLKHLGVDVISVQDGLQALQLLHRWLDEGIDVHAHIFMLITDAEMPEMDGYRLTHEIRKDPRLKDLFVVLHTSLSGSFNQAMVDKVGCDGFLSKFQPDTLADLVQSRLRTLLN; this comes from the coding sequence ATGTCTAAGCTACTGGAAAGTGTGGATGCGCGCACCAAATTGGTGGGCGAAAACAGGCTGGAGCTGTTGCTTTTCAAGCTCAGTGGCCGGCAGATGTATGCGCTGAACGTTTTCAAAATCCAGGAAGTGGTGCAAATTCCGCCGCTAACGGCCATGCCGCACCGCCACTCGGTTGTGCGAGGGGTAACGCACCTGCGCGACCAAACCATTTCTGTTATCGACTTGAGTGCTGCAATTGGCCTAAGGCCGTTAGCTGATATAACTAACGGCAATATGATCGTGACGGAGTACAATCGCAGTATTCAGGGCTTTCTGGTGGGTTCTGTTGATCGCATAGTTAATTTGAATTGGGAGGTGATCCTGCCGCCGCCAACAGGCTCCGGGCGGGCACACTTTTTAACGGCCATTACCCACATTGATAACCACATTGTTGAGGTGCTGGATGTAGAGCGGGTGCTGGCCGACATCATTCCCTACGATACCCGCGTATCCCAGGATGTGCTGGATGCCGATTTAGCGGCAAAAGCCAAAGCCAAAAAAATGAAATTGCTCATGGCCGATGACTCCATTACAGCCCATGGCCAGGTGCGCGATACTTTAAAGCACTTGGGGGTTGATGTGATCAGCGTACAAGATGGGCTACAAGCGCTGCAGTTGTTACACCGTTGGCTTGATGAAGGCATTGATGTGCATGCGCACATTTTTATGTTGATTACCGATGCCGAAATGCCGGAAATGGATGGCTACCGGCTCACCCATGAAATCCGCAAAGACCCACGGCTTAAAGATCTATTTGTGGTGCTGCATACATCGCTTAGCGGCAGCTTTAATCAAGCCATGGTAGACAAGGTGGGTTGTGACGGGTTTTTATCCAAATTCCAGCCAGACACCCTGGCAGACTTGGTGCAGTCGCGCTTGCGAACACTGCTGAATTAG
- a CDS encoding DUF6586 family protein gives MQSARAHVNQQLAWCRLLLTQFEQSDLPWRQQCLVQALGWHLKACYQAFIAELAQALRSTAQLPETARDVIQAIPAGREVPAELRELLRLESGDSWLASLLALPAPGKASAADTGADAGKAGGANSQILASDKIAVSKPRVFDLALAKASLAALDEIIQRNRAFCDEC, from the coding sequence ATGCAAAGTGCACGCGCTCACGTTAACCAGCAGCTGGCTTGGTGCCGGCTGCTATTAACACAATTTGAGCAAAGTGATTTACCCTGGCGTCAGCAGTGTTTAGTGCAAGCGCTGGGCTGGCACCTCAAGGCCTGTTATCAGGCATTTATTGCAGAGCTTGCGCAGGCGTTGCGCAGCACGGCACAGCTGCCAGAAACCGCGCGCGATGTCATACAAGCCATTCCCGCCGGGCGCGAAGTGCCAGCAGAGCTGCGCGAGCTGTTAAGGCTTGAATCCGGTGATTCCTGGCTGGCCTCACTACTGGCCTTGCCCGCACCGGGCAAGGCCAGTGCAGCGGATACGGGAGCGGACGCAGGGAAGGCAGGTGGCGCAAACAGCCAGATATTGGCTTCAGATAAGATTGCGGTATCCAAACCCCGGGTATTTGATTTGGCTCTGGCAAAGGCGTCGCTTGCCGCACTGGATGAGATTATTCAGCGCAATCGCGCCTTCTGCGATGAGTGCTAA
- a CDS encoding universal stress protein, producing the protein MQAYQQIIIGVDLSPESTQVIERARQLGQLCSAKLHLVHVLEPLTFAYGGDIPMDLTEIQTQLQAQAEQQLHKLASQYGIAQSDCHLKVGQPAAELHHIAGELNADLIVVGSHGRQGLALLLGSTANGVLHGANRDVLAVRVEESD; encoded by the coding sequence ATGCAAGCCTATCAGCAGATCATCATCGGCGTAGACCTTTCACCGGAATCCACCCAAGTCATCGAGCGGGCCAGGCAACTTGGGCAGCTGTGTAGCGCCAAGCTTCACCTGGTGCATGTTCTGGAGCCACTGACATTCGCCTATGGCGGCGACATCCCGATGGACCTCACGGAAATTCAAACACAATTGCAAGCGCAAGCAGAGCAACAACTGCACAAATTGGCCAGCCAATACGGCATTGCGCAATCAGATTGCCATTTAAAAGTGGGGCAACCGGCCGCCGAGCTGCATCACATTGCCGGCGAGCTTAACGCCGATTTAATTGTGGTGGGCAGCCACGGCCGCCAGGGGCTCGCGCTGCTGCTTGGCTCTACCGCCAATGGCGTGCTGCACGGAGCCAACCGCGATGTATTGGCAGTGCGTGTTGAAGAAAGCGACTGA
- a CDS encoding transglycosylase SLT domain-containing protein has product MVAVAQLVFARHPAKRAGTFSTSRPLRASALLATSLIAASLAFSGAARAVDSAPGHQPQANLITPEPTEALTPEAAPTALAAAPETQPPVQTPHPFTQIGAHRQAELRALYQEALKAVTRGDIKDPSHWQAVLADYPLVPYLEYLLLNKQLRKLPYRAVDEFLYQHEGSYLAKRLNRDWLATLHSKQHWHEFQSYYNADMADEPLTCQYLRARLLTGDETALTEVDALWNQGHSLPKACDSLLEVWRAAGRQTAALSWSRATKAMANRKITLTRYISKHAPATIKPDLERLLAVDRNPHLLGQYRNFSRQDEQTKFTILHGIQRLARKDPQKALILWQRYDAQQLFADAKRREVQESLILYLARGNHMAEAERLAASMENFNNADMVEHLLRGALAEQDWQAVKRWIAKLPTEDKQSPRWQYWATRAAEALGHELPPYPAIEASYEALANGRSYYGFFAADRLGRNYNLEDEPTQIPLADQRIVRNHSGVLRAREFYLTGSLGLARAEWYHAVRGFSDAQMQAAGTLAYQWGWHRKGIQAMIDARAWNDLTVRFPLAYAEHMEAQADALSMDANLLFAIARQESAFATDAKSSAGALGLMQLMPATARQTAGKAGMRYRKYDLLKPEFNIALGGRYLQEMLKRFGGNPALAAAAYNAGPHRVDRWLADGRDSLPMDIWIETIPFKETRNYVQNVVVFSVIYAYRNGADITQLRGATKLPAIALKSNAAAATLKAP; this is encoded by the coding sequence ATGGTCGCTGTTGCGCAGCTGGTATTCGCGCGTCACCCCGCCAAACGGGCTGGCACTTTTTCAACATCACGACCATTGCGAGCCAGCGCCCTGTTGGCCACAAGCCTGATTGCCGCAAGCCTCGCGTTTTCGGGCGCGGCCCGAGCCGTAGATTCAGCGCCCGGCCACCAGCCCCAAGCGAACCTCATAACACCAGAGCCCACAGAGGCTCTCACCCCAGAGGCTGCGCCAACAGCCTTGGCGGCAGCGCCTGAAACCCAGCCGCCCGTGCAAACGCCGCACCCGTTTACGCAAATTGGCGCGCACCGCCAGGCCGAGCTCAGAGCGCTGTATCAAGAGGCGCTGAAAGCCGTTACCCGCGGTGATATTAAAGACCCGTCGCACTGGCAAGCGGTACTGGCCGACTACCCACTAGTGCCCTATTTAGAGTACCTGTTGCTCAACAAACAACTGCGCAAACTCCCCTACCGGGCAGTGGACGAGTTTTTGTATCAGCATGAAGGCAGCTACCTTGCCAAGCGCCTCAACCGCGACTGGCTTGCCACCTTGCACAGCAAACAGCACTGGCACGAATTCCAGAGTTACTACAATGCCGATATGGCCGATGAGCCTCTTACCTGCCAATACCTGAGAGCGCGGCTTCTTACCGGCGATGAAACGGCGCTCACTGAGGTAGATGCCCTCTGGAATCAAGGCCACTCCTTGCCCAAAGCCTGTGATTCACTGCTGGAAGTTTGGCGGGCAGCGGGCAGGCAAACCGCAGCACTGAGCTGGTCTCGGGCAACCAAGGCCATGGCAAACCGCAAAATTACGCTTACCCGCTATATCAGCAAACACGCGCCCGCCACCATCAAGCCCGATTTGGAGCGCCTGCTGGCAGTGGACCGCAACCCTCACTTGCTCGGGCAATACCGCAACTTTTCGCGCCAAGATGAACAAACAAAATTCACCATCTTGCACGGCATTCAGCGCCTGGCTCGCAAAGATCCGCAAAAAGCGTTAATACTTTGGCAGCGCTACGACGCCCAGCAGCTGTTTGCCGATGCCAAGCGCCGTGAAGTACAAGAATCATTGATTTTGTATTTGGCCCGCGGCAACCATATGGCCGAGGCCGAGCGCCTGGCTGCCAGCATGGAAAACTTTAACAATGCCGATATGGTGGAACATTTACTGCGCGGCGCGCTGGCAGAGCAAGACTGGCAGGCGGTAAAGCGCTGGATTGCCAAACTGCCCACCGAAGACAAACAATCGCCGCGCTGGCAATACTGGGCCACCCGGGCGGCGGAAGCGCTAGGCCATGAACTGCCCCCATACCCTGCCATTGAGGCAAGCTATGAGGCGCTTGCCAATGGGCGCAGCTACTACGGTTTTTTTGCAGCCGACCGCTTGGGCCGCAACTACAACCTTGAAGACGAACCCACCCAGATTCCCTTGGCAGATCAGCGCATTGTGCGCAATCACTCGGGTGTACTGAGGGCGCGGGAATTCTATTTAACGGGCAGCCTCGGGCTCGCCCGGGCCGAGTGGTATCACGCAGTGCGTGGCTTCTCTGACGCACAAATGCAGGCCGCCGGCACCCTGGCCTACCAATGGGGATGGCACCGCAAAGGCATTCAGGCCATGATCGACGCACGCGCCTGGAACGATTTAACCGTGCGCTTTCCGCTTGCCTATGCCGAACACATGGAGGCCCAGGCCGACGCATTATCCATGGATGCGAATCTGCTATTTGCCATTGCCCGTCAGGAAAGTGCCTTTGCTACAGACGCAAAAAGCTCAGCCGGCGCCCTGGGGCTCATGCAATTAATGCCAGCCACCGCGCGTCAAACCGCGGGCAAAGCCGGCATGCGCTACCGCAAGTATGATTTATTAAAACCTGAATTTAATATCGCCCTTGGCGGCCGCTACCTGCAAGAGATGCTTAAACGCTTTGGTGGCAACCCGGCACTGGCCGCTGCGGCCTACAACGCGGGCCCACACAGGGTAGATCGTTGGCTTGCCGACGGGCGCGACAGCTTGCCGATGGACATCTGGATAGAAACCATCCCCTTCAAAGAAACCCGTAACTATGTGCAAAACGTGGTGGTTTTTTCCGTTATTTACGCCTATCGCAATGGTGCCGATATCACCCAACTGCGCGGAGCAACCAAGCTCCCCGCCATTGCACTAAAAAGTAACGCTGCGGCTGCCACGCTAAAGGCGCCCTAG